One Urocitellus parryii isolate mUroPar1 chromosome 9, mUroPar1.hap1, whole genome shotgun sequence DNA segment encodes these proteins:
- the Cdip1 gene encoding cell death-inducing p53-target protein 1 isoform X1 encodes MPVGPEAAKMSNEPPPPYPGGPTAPLLEEKNGVPPTPGRTSPAVMQPPPGMPLPPADIGPPPYEPPGHPIPQPGFVPPHMSADGTYMPPGFYPPPGSHPPMGYYPPGPYPPGPYPGPGGHTATVLVPSGAATTVTVLQGEIFEGAPVQTVCPHCQQAITTKISYEIGLMNFVLGFFCCFMGCDLGCCLIPCLINDFKDVTHTCPSCKAYIYTYKRLC; translated from the exons ATGCCTGTAG GTCCAGAAGCAGCAAAGATGTCTAATGAGCCACCCCCTCCTTATCCTGGGGGACCTACAGCCCCACTTCTGGAGGAGAAGAATGGAGTCCCACCCACCCCAG GCCGTACCTCCCCAGCTGTGATGCAGCCCCCACCAGGCATGCCACTGCCCCCTGCAGACATTGGCCCCCCACCGTACGAGCCACCAGGTCATCCAATACCTCAACCTGGCTTTGTCCCCCCCCACATGAGTGCGGATGGCACCTACATGCCTCCAG GTTTCTACCCACCTCCAGGCTCTCACCCACCCATGGGCTACTACCCACCTGGACCCTACCCACCAGGACCCTACCCTGGCCCTGGAGGCCACACAGCCACCGTCCTGGTTCCTTCAGGGGCTGCCACCACAGTGACAGTGCTGCAGGGAGAGATCTTTGAAGGCGCACCAGTGCAGACTGTGTGTCCCCATTGCCAGCAGGCCATCACCACCAAGATCTCTTACGAGATTGGCCTGATGAACTTCGTGCTGGGTTTCTTCTGCTGCTTCATGGG GTGTGATCTGGGCTGCTGCTTGATCCCCTGCCTCATCAATGACTTCAAGGATGTGACACACACGTGCCCCAGCTGCAAAGCCTACATCTACACGTACAAGCGCTTGTGCTAA
- the Cdip1 gene encoding cell death-inducing p53-target protein 1 isoform X2, whose amino-acid sequence MSNEPPPPYPGGPTAPLLEEKNGVPPTPGRTSPAVMQPPPGMPLPPADIGPPPYEPPGHPIPQPGFVPPHMSADGTYMPPGFYPPPGSHPPMGYYPPGPYPPGPYPGPGGHTATVLVPSGAATTVTVLQGEIFEGAPVQTVCPHCQQAITTKISYEIGLMNFVLGFFCCFMGCDLGCCLIPCLINDFKDVTHTCPSCKAYIYTYKRLC is encoded by the exons ATGTCTAATGAGCCACCCCCTCCTTATCCTGGGGGACCTACAGCCCCACTTCTGGAGGAGAAGAATGGAGTCCCACCCACCCCAG GCCGTACCTCCCCAGCTGTGATGCAGCCCCCACCAGGCATGCCACTGCCCCCTGCAGACATTGGCCCCCCACCGTACGAGCCACCAGGTCATCCAATACCTCAACCTGGCTTTGTCCCCCCCCACATGAGTGCGGATGGCACCTACATGCCTCCAG GTTTCTACCCACCTCCAGGCTCTCACCCACCCATGGGCTACTACCCACCTGGACCCTACCCACCAGGACCCTACCCTGGCCCTGGAGGCCACACAGCCACCGTCCTGGTTCCTTCAGGGGCTGCCACCACAGTGACAGTGCTGCAGGGAGAGATCTTTGAAGGCGCACCAGTGCAGACTGTGTGTCCCCATTGCCAGCAGGCCATCACCACCAAGATCTCTTACGAGATTGGCCTGATGAACTTCGTGCTGGGTTTCTTCTGCTGCTTCATGGG GTGTGATCTGGGCTGCTGCTTGATCCCCTGCCTCATCAATGACTTCAAGGATGTGACACACACGTGCCCCAGCTGCAAAGCCTACATCTACACGTACAAGCGCTTGTGCTAA
- the Hmox2 gene encoding heme oxygenase 2, which translates to MSAEVETSEGVDESEKKNSVAPEKENHTRMADLSELLKEGTKEAHDRAENTQFVKDFLKGNIKKELFKLATTALYFTYSALEEEMDRNKDHPAFAPLYFPTELHRKEALTKDMEYFFGENWEELVKCSEAAQKYVERIHYIGQNEPELLVAHAYTRYMGDLSGGQVLKKVAQRALKLPSTGEGTQFYLFEHVDNAQQFKQFYRSRMNALDLNLKTKERIVEEANKAFEYNMQIFNELDQAGSALARETLEDGLPGHDGKGDVRKCPFYAAQQDKGALEGSSCPFRTAMAVLRKPSLQFILAAGVALAAGLLAWYYM; encoded by the exons ATGTCAGCAGAAGTGGAGACCTCTGAGGGAGTAGATGAATCTGAGAAAAAGAACTCTGTGGCCCCAGAAAAGGAAAACCATACCAG AATGgctgacctctctgagcttctcAAGGAAGGGACCAAGGAAGCACATGACCGGGCAGAAAACACCCAGTTTGTCAAGGATTTCTTGAAAGGCAACATTAAGAAAGAGCTATTTAAG CTGGCTACAACTGCACTTTACTTCACATACTCAGCCCTTGAGGAGGAAATGGACCGCAACAAGGACCACCCAGCCTTTGCCCCCTTGTACTTCCCCACGGAGCTGCACCGAAAGGAGGCACTGACCAAGGACATGGAGTACTTCTTTGGTGAAAACTGGGAGGAGCTGGTGAAGTGCTCTGAGGCTGCCCAGAAGTATGTAGAGCGGATCCACTATATAGGGCAGAATGAGCCAGAGCTGCTGGTGGCCCATGCATACACCCGATACATGGGAGACCTCTCAGGAGGCCAGGTGCTGAAGAAGGTGGCCCAGCGGGCACTGAAACTCCCCAGCACAGGGGAAGGGACCCAGTTCTACCTGTTTGAGCATGTGGACAATGCCCAGCAGTTCAAACAGTTCTACCGGTCCAGGATGAATGCCCTAGACCTGAATTTGAAGACCAAAGAGAGGATTGTGGAGGAGGCCAACAAGGCCTTTGAGTACAACATGCAG ATATTCAATGAACTGGACCAGGCTGGCTCTGCTTTGGCCAGAGAGACCCTGGAGGATGGGCTCCCTGGGCACGACGGAAAGGGAGATGTACGTAAATGCCCCTTCTATGCTGCTCAGCAAGACAAAG GTGCCCTGGAGGGCAGCAGCTGCCCCTTCCGGACAGCCATGGCTGTGCTGAGGAAGCCCAGTCTCCAGTTCATTCTGGCTGCTGGTGTGGCCCTGGCTGCTGGACTCTTGGCCTGGTACTACATGTGA